A stretch of the Nematostella vectensis chromosome 1, jaNemVect1.1, whole genome shotgun sequence genome encodes the following:
- the LOC116611694 gene encoding uncharacterized protein LOC116611694 has product MHIDRRVELFLLFAFVTVLTVAASSLYGVYLLVALWWENLGPRDFLITGLTIIIVQNTTRWYLERRAQIQLRLEQEKRFNFIPKRTRKHKKQNKGCPQKELESFKKAHKGMLSRALAACERLDAMRKRNLLRHKNFNQIMERHAPRPLTAAQLKVEAQAQRKLEQQVVESRKEICDLMKWSRARDNQRKVVAEIERQQNRHLEDWQPSIVASTPPLPFNARDTGKRPERVSFFDALDMFKAANEIFSIDQSPGRLLGVENTFCRALWALKDLLEGHYVPSYKRKYRIAQLLSWFPTAGAHDFTLSPPDSNKNNAAPNIRGLFTYTPAIQECFRRLGFDVAQETGNNFNASGLQGDWAMRRVKGPSHDSPQETAMGVYLEHGDLEKLETLQVKEFMRNFERECRKGSFLSDFQRSCQVTMPVIHAAMERDKQLWRYSIIARPVSHVTAIAQFESEFDVKMRAVRREAIHYEEEHTGTRFAQVTSERVEREEDRRLEERRNMWKALLRLNRESDPLHWPLEVQLKDKWSTASKPGFVAVCGVSLFLVGGMIYHKYFE; this is encoded by the exons ATGCATATCGACAGGCGAGTG GAGCTATTCCTACTGTTCGCATTCGTTACTGTCCTGACTGTGGCCGCCTCGTCACTTTATGGAGTATACCTG CTTGTAGCGCTGTGGTGGGAGAACCTTGGGCCAAGGGATTTTCTCATCACCGGACTTACCATCATTATCGTACAGAACACCACACGGTGGTACCTAGAG AGACGAGCGCAGATTCAGTTACGACTGGAGCAGGAAAAGCGATTCAATTTCATCCCTAAAAGGACAAGAAAACACAAGAAGCAAAACAAGGGATGCCCCCAGAAAGAGCTAGAGAGCTTCAAGAAAGCACATAAAGGGATGTTGAGCCGCGCCTTAGCTGCATGCGAGCGGTTGGACGCTATGAGGAAGAGAAATCTGTTGCGTCACAAGAACTTTAACCAGATTATGGAGCGCCACGCTCCCCGACCTCTTACCGCTGCACAGCTTAAGGTGGAGGCGCAGGCTCAGAGGAAACTAGAGCAACAAGTCGTTGAGAGTAGAAAGGAGATTTGCGACTTGATGAAATGGAGCCGCGCACGTGATAATCAGAGAAAGGTGGTCGCCGAG ATCGAGCGTCAGCAAAACAGACACTTAGAGGACTGGCAACCCTCCATTGTCGCGTCCACTCCTCCTCTGCCATTCAACGCCAGGGATACCGGCAAGCGACCCGAACGGGTCAGCTTCTTTGACGCCCTTGACATGTTCAAAGCGGCAAATGAAATATTTAGTATTGATCAATCGCCCGGGCGTTTACTTGGTGTAGAAAACACATTTTGCCGCGCCCTGTGGGCCTTGAAGGATTTGTTGGAGGGTCATTATGTGCCGTCGTACAAGAGAAAATACCGCATCG CTCAACTTCTGAGCTGGTTCCCAACCGCAGGCGCACACGACTTCACCCTCAGTCCGCCTgacagcaacaaaaacaacgCTGCCCCTAACATCCGTGGGCTCTTCACTTACACCCCTGCCATCCAGGAGTGCTTCAGGCGCCTGGGGTTTGATGTAGCTCAAGAGACTGGCAATAACTTTAATGCTAGTGGGCTACAAGGAGACTGGGCCATGCGACGAGTGAAGGGTCCCTCTCATGATAGCCCGCAAGAGACCGCCATGGGTGTGTATTTGGAGCATGGGGACCTGGAGAAGCTTGAGACCCTCCAGGTCAAGGAATTCATGAGGAATTTTGAGCGGGAGTGCAGAAAG gGTTCGTTCTTGAGTGACTTCCAAAGGTCGTGCCAGGTGACCATGCCTGTGATACATGCGGCGATGGAACGCGACAAGCAATT GTGGCGTTATTCTATTATCGCCAGACCTGTGTCGCATGTCACAGCTATTGCCCAGTTCGAGAG CGAGTTTGATGTAAAGATGCGCGCGGTGCGTCGCGAAGCGATCCATTACGAGGAAGAACACACAGGGACACGCTTTGCACAGGTCACGTCCGAGCGCGTGGAACGCGAGGAAGATAGACGCCTCGAAGAGCGCCGTAATATGTGGAAAGCACTCCTCAGGCTGAACAGAGAG TCCGACCCGCTCCACTGGCCACTAGAGGTGCAGCTTAAGGACAAGTGGAGTACCGCCAGCAAGCCTGGCTTTGTGGCCGTGTGTGGTGTCTCTCTATTCCTGGTCGGGGGCATGATTTACCACAAGTATTTTGAGTAA
- the LOC5503932 gene encoding CXXC-type zinc finger protein 1 isoform X1 yields MRTVKISKMADDRENLTPEELVRILNVIPERKAKVDALFAHGASNKPNKEEKSKKEKEGAVYCICRQSNTDRFMIGCDNCDEWFHGDCIGILQGDAQMIRKFYCKPCLECNPELSIKYKKKKIKPQEGHGDEYKPVQPQEHRPQYEAEENKRGSNKVRSSRKCGVCIACVTTVDCGVCDFCKDMRKFGGPNKMRQKCRQRQCLKMSRMLLRGTKGNRERGTKWPKDDSFVKPRHMDSHEKRQKKAVKMKHATSSGRKEKIKPASHDRPRRRRRMGSDDKKCGAEQALDWVDDSPRHCYGPGCQHAARFGSKYCSDECGIQLAVRRIQEILPKRMKQWNREPCEADERANEALQKVLKKKQEAQDMLLELDRMSQALESIIQKGEKLTAIPEESQEADMDTDTDLQIHCVTCGLLLAPRVALRHMEKCYMKNESLTMFGSAYKSAGTLFCDYFNAQQGIYCKRLRVLCPEHTKEPKIPQTAVCGCPLVTNVFEETDKICSAPKRTCMKHYRWDKLRRAEIDLQRVQQWIKLEEAFEQERAITHTSAQRGGVLGLLLHQTISPDWKEEEEEDEAERESMDNTNTEGEEEEGMERLSDLPGEGTDVGDHGDSEHDGSYDDDNDSGMSDDQDVFMAGSMGRNMLALIDQEK; encoded by the exons ATGCGTACAGTTAAgatttccaaaatggcggacgacaGAGAAAATCTTACA CCCGAGGAACTGGTGCGCATTCTTAACGTTATTCCTGAGAGAAAAGCCAAAGTTGATGCCTTGTTTgcacatggagcaagtaacaAACCCAACAAG GAAGAAAAGAGCAAGAAAGAGAAAGAAGGTGCTGTTTATTGTATTTGCCGCCAATCAAACACAGATCGCTTTATGAT AGGATGTGATAACTGTGATGAGTGGTTTCATGGTGATTGTATTGGAATCCTTCAAGGGGATGCTCAAATGATCAGAAAGTTCTACTGTAAACCTTGCTTAG AGTGTAATCCAGAGTTGTCTATCAAGTACAAGAAGAAGAAAATCAAGCCCCAAGAGGGGCATGGTGATGAGTATAAACCAGTTCAGCCTCAGGAACACAGGCCGCAATATGAAGCAGAAGAAAACAAG AGAGGAAGCAACAAAGTGAGGTCATCTAGAAAGTGTGGCGTTTGCATTGCATGCGTTACAACCGTTGATTGTGGTGTATGTGACTTCTGCAAG GATATGCGCAAGTTTGGTGGTCCCAACAAGATGCGACAGAAGTGTCGGCAACGCCAGTGTCTGAAGATGTCAAGG ATGTTGCTTAGAGGTACTAAAGGGAACAGAGAAAGGGGGACAAAGTGGCCTAAAGATGACAGCTTTGTAAAACCAAGACATATG GATTCCCATGAAAAACGACAGAAAAAGGCTGTGAAGATGAAACATGCTACATCATCTGGAAGGAAG GAAAAAATCAAACCAGCATCACATGACCGTCCCAGGCGCCGTCGTCGTATGGGCTCTGATGACAAAAAGTGTGGAGCTGAGCAGGCATTGGACTGGGTCGATGACAGCCCTCGTCATTGCTATGGCCCTGGGTGCCAACATGCCGCAAGGTTTGGGTCAAAATACTGCAGTGATGAATGTGGCATTCAGCTGGCTGTCAG GAGGATTCAGGAGATTTTACCCAAGCGCATGAAGCAGTGGAATAGAGAACCCTGTGAGGCTGATGAAAGGGCAAATGAGGCATTGCAGAAAGTACTGAAGAAGAAACAG GAAGCACAGGACATGTTGCTTGAGTTAGACCGCATGAGTCAAGCCTTGGAATCCATCATACAGAAAGGGGAAAAACTAACAGCTATACCAGAAGAG AGCCAAGAGGCTGATATGGACACAGATACTGACTTGCAGATTCATTGTGTCACCTGCGGGTTATTACTTGCTCCTAGAGTTGCCCTCAGACACATGGAGAAATGCTACATGAAG AATGAAAGCTTGACGATGTTTGGCTCTGCATATAAAAGTGCCGG CACCCTGTTCTGTGATTATTTCAACGCTCAACAAGGCATCTACTGCAAGCGCCTCAGAGTGCTGTGCCCAGAACACACTAAGGAACCAAAA ATCCCGCAGACTGCTGTTTGCGGCTGTCCACTTGTTACCAACGTATTCGAGGAGACGGATAAGATCTGCTCTGCCCCTAAGAGGACGTGCATGAAGCACTATCGCTGGGACAAGCTTCGAAGAGCCGAGATCGACTTGCAACGAGTTCAGCAG tggATAAAGCTAGAGGAAGCGTTTGAACAGGAGCGAGCGATAACTCACACATCGGCCCAACGTGGAGGAGTACTGGGGCTCCTCCTTCATCAAACTATCTCTCCAGACTGGaaggaggaagaggaggaggacgAAGCCGAGCGAGAATCAATGGACAACACGAACActgagggggaggaggaggagggcaTGGAGAGACTGTCAGACTTACCGGGGGAGGGTACCGACGTTGGGGATCATGGTGATAGTGAGCATGATGgaagttatgatgatgataatgattccGGGATGTCTGATGATCAAGATGTCTTTATGGCGGGTAGCATGGGACGTAATATGTTGGCGCTTATTGACCAAGAGAAGTGA
- the LOC5503931 gene encoding ubiquitin carboxyl-terminal hydrolase BAP1 isoform X2, translating to MRDVTITPCSCASVEPAACLVEDVSICFLLLSLLMDVRYLGVKGAQVEEIYDLSKPMKGHVYGFIFLFKWIEERRSRRKIQHIDESFVENEEIVNDIFFAQQVIPNSCATHALLSVLLNCPHIDLGENVSKLKDFSKNFNPENKGYVIGNLPELAMSHNKFARPEPKLLPEKTNSISSARALEAFHFVSYVPIKGRLFELDGLKPYPIDHGPWGEQEDWTEKFRRVITERLGIATGGEPYHDIRYNLMAVVADRVTEFEEELEKLTNERSKLLETGNKLVEEKQNNPAETSDGAASPSPATQTTSSPTNSSTSVQVQPLETSKDNAKQLMPPPPPPPRATPPPVSIATVAITTAAAPVLPSTTCSTVSLSFSSVTATSTPSLESVAKAKSVAGDKPVAMETESIVASGVAAGVGDLEKESQPESPISVSTGVPDETGETTETCPSEDQQDYTETYSDFEDDNWKSNKKYDSEEVRVKKEDPVQKLITVLKDISETSIEAKELALELHDVELRMTTCETALREEKDKRKKYYVDHCRRTHNYDPFICTFLTMLAQEGHMGQLVEQHTSLKRRLAQSMAQKRSHIKVKRPYKRRPKKNV from the exons ATGAGAGATGTCACCATAACACCCTGCTCCTGCGCATCAGTCGAACCAGCTGCTTGTTTAGTAGAAGATGTTTCTATCTGTTTTCTGTTACTATCGTTGCTGATGGATGTACGCTATTTAGGAGTGAAGGGGGCACAAGTTGAAGAAATCTACGACTTGTCAAAACCTATGAAAGG CCATGTCTATGGGTTTATATTCTTGTTCAAATGGATTGAAGAGAGGAGATCTCGACGCAAGATTCAACACATTGATGAATCATTTGTGGAAAATGAGGAAATTGTGaatgatatattttttgccCAACAG GTCATCCCTAACTCTTGCGCCACTCACGCTCTCCTTAGTGTTCTTCTCAACTGCCCTCACATTGACTTGGGAGAAAATGTCAGCAAACTAAAGGATTTTTCAAAAAACTTCAATCCAGAG aataaaGGCTATGTTATCGGTAACCTCCCAGAGCTTGCTATGTCCCATAATAAGTTTGCAAG ACCCGAGCCTAAACTACTACCTGAAAAAACAAACTCCATCTCAAGTGCGAGAGCGCTTGAGGCGTTCCACTTTGTCAGCTATGTACCTATCAAGGGGAGACTGTTTGAGCTGGATGGTCTTAAACCATACCCAATCGATCATG GACCATGGGGAGAACAAGAAGACTGGACCGAGAAGTTTCGCCGAGTGATCACTGAACGCCTGGGCATAGCAACTGGGGG TGAGCCCTACCATGACATCCGGTACAATCTCATGGCAGTTGTTGCAGACAGAGTGACTGAGTTTGAAGAAGAGCTGGAAAAACTGACCAATGAAAG GAGTAAACTACTTGAAACTGGCAATAAG CTTGTTGaggagaaacaaaacaatccAGCAGAAACCTCTGATGGGGCTGCATCCCCATCACCAGCAACACAAACAACCTCTTCTCCCACAAACAGTTCCACGTCAGTGCAAGTGCAACCCTTGGAGACCTCCAAAGACAATGCCAAGCAACTAATgccacccccaccaccaccaccccgagCAACACCTCCTCCTGTTTCCATAGCAACAGTTGCCATAACAACAGCTGCAGCACCAGTTTTACCATCAACAACCTGCTCAACTGTGAGCCTTAGCTTTTCATCTGTTACAGCAACTTCTACACCTTCTTTGGAAAGTGTTGCCAAGGCTAAAAGTGTAGCAGGTGATAAGCCTGTTGCTATGGAAACCGAGTCAATTGTGGCTTCAGGTGTTGCAGCAGGAGTAGGTGACTTGGAGAAGGAAAGTCAGCCTGAGTCGCCCATCAGCGTCAGTACAGGTGTACCTGATGAAACAGGG GAGACAACAGAGACGTGCCCATCAGAAGATCAACAGGATTACACAGAGACATACTCAGACTTTGAGGACGATAACTGGAAGAGTAATAAGAAGTATGATTCCGAGGAGGTCAGAG TGAAGAAAGAAGATCCAGTGCAAAAGCTTATTACAGTGTTGAAGGACATATCGGAGACATCAATTGAGGCCAAG GAGCTCGCTTTAGAGCTCCATGACGTGGAACTGCGCATGACAACTTGTGAGACGGCGCTGCGAGAGGAGAAGGACAAGAGGAAGAAATACTAT GTTGACCACTGCAGACGGACACATAATTATGATCCCTTCATCTGCACATTTCTGACCATGCTCGCGCAGGAAGGCCACATGGGGCAACTCGTCGAGCAACACACATCACTCAAGCGGCGCCTTGCACAGAGCATGGCACAGAAACGATCTCACATCAAAGTCAAGAGGCCGTACAAACGACGGCCCAAGAAGAACGTGTAA
- the LOC5503931 gene encoding ubiquitin carboxyl-terminal hydrolase calypso isoform X3, whose protein sequence is MNQWRELESDPGIFTLLIEEFGVKGAQVEEIYDLSKPMKGHVYGFIFLFKWIEERRSRRKIQHIDESFVENEEIVNDIFFAQQVIPNSCATHALLSVLLNCPHIDLGENVSKLKDFSKNFNPENKGYVIGNLPELAMSHNKFARPEPKLLPEKTNSISSARALEAFHFVSYVPIKGRLFELDGLKPYPIDHGPWGEQEDWTEKFRRVITERLGIATGGEPYHDIRYNLMAVVADRVTEFEEELEKLTNERSKLLETGNKLVEEKQNNPAETSDGAASPSPATQTTSSPTNSSTSVQVQPLETSKDNAKQLMPPPPPPPRATPPPVSIATVAITTAAAPVLPSTTCSTVSLSFSSVTATSTPSLESVAKAKSVAGDKPVAMETESIVASGVAAGVGDLEKESQPESPISVSTGVPDETGETTETCPSEDQQDYTETYSDFEDDNWKSNKKYDSEEVREVKKEDPVQKLITVLKDISETSIEAKELALELHDVELRMTTCETALREEKDKRKKYYVDHCRRTHNYDPFICTFLTMLAQEGHMGQLVEQHTSLKRRLAQSMAQKRSHIKVKRPYKRRPKKNV, encoded by the exons ATGAATCAATGGCGGGAGCTAGAAAGCGATCCAG GTATCTTTACGCTGTTGATCGAGGAGTTTG GAGTGAAGGGGGCACAAGTTGAAGAAATCTACGACTTGTCAAAACCTATGAAAGG CCATGTCTATGGGTTTATATTCTTGTTCAAATGGATTGAAGAGAGGAGATCTCGACGCAAGATTCAACACATTGATGAATCATTTGTGGAAAATGAGGAAATTGTGaatgatatattttttgccCAACAG GTCATCCCTAACTCTTGCGCCACTCACGCTCTCCTTAGTGTTCTTCTCAACTGCCCTCACATTGACTTGGGAGAAAATGTCAGCAAACTAAAGGATTTTTCAAAAAACTTCAATCCAGAG aataaaGGCTATGTTATCGGTAACCTCCCAGAGCTTGCTATGTCCCATAATAAGTTTGCAAG ACCCGAGCCTAAACTACTACCTGAAAAAACAAACTCCATCTCAAGTGCGAGAGCGCTTGAGGCGTTCCACTTTGTCAGCTATGTACCTATCAAGGGGAGACTGTTTGAGCTGGATGGTCTTAAACCATACCCAATCGATCATG GACCATGGGGAGAACAAGAAGACTGGACCGAGAAGTTTCGCCGAGTGATCACTGAACGCCTGGGCATAGCAACTGGGGG TGAGCCCTACCATGACATCCGGTACAATCTCATGGCAGTTGTTGCAGACAGAGTGACTGAGTTTGAAGAAGAGCTGGAAAAACTGACCAATGAAAG GAGTAAACTACTTGAAACTGGCAATAAG CTTGTTGaggagaaacaaaacaatccAGCAGAAACCTCTGATGGGGCTGCATCCCCATCACCAGCAACACAAACAACCTCTTCTCCCACAAACAGTTCCACGTCAGTGCAAGTGCAACCCTTGGAGACCTCCAAAGACAATGCCAAGCAACTAATgccacccccaccaccaccaccccgagCAACACCTCCTCCTGTTTCCATAGCAACAGTTGCCATAACAACAGCTGCAGCACCAGTTTTACCATCAACAACCTGCTCAACTGTGAGCCTTAGCTTTTCATCTGTTACAGCAACTTCTACACCTTCTTTGGAAAGTGTTGCCAAGGCTAAAAGTGTAGCAGGTGATAAGCCTGTTGCTATGGAAACCGAGTCAATTGTGGCTTCAGGTGTTGCAGCAGGAGTAGGTGACTTGGAGAAGGAAAGTCAGCCTGAGTCGCCCATCAGCGTCAGTACAGGTGTACCTGATGAAACAGGG GAGACAACAGAGACGTGCCCATCAGAAGATCAACAGGATTACACAGAGACATACTCAGACTTTGAGGACGATAACTGGAAGAGTAATAAGAAGTATGATTCCGAGGAGGTCAGAG AAGTGAAGAAAGAAGATCCAGTGCAAAAGCTTATTACAGTGTTGAAGGACATATCGGAGACATCAATTGAGGCCAAG GAGCTCGCTTTAGAGCTCCATGACGTGGAACTGCGCATGACAACTTGTGAGACGGCGCTGCGAGAGGAGAAGGACAAGAGGAAGAAATACTAT GTTGACCACTGCAGACGGACACATAATTATGATCCCTTCATCTGCACATTTCTGACCATGCTCGCGCAGGAAGGCCACATGGGGCAACTCGTCGAGCAACACACATCACTCAAGCGGCGCCTTGCACAGAGCATGGCACAGAAACGATCTCACATCAAAGTCAAGAGGCCGTACAAACGACGGCCCAAGAAGAACGTGTAA
- the LOC5503931 gene encoding ubiquitin carboxyl-terminal hydrolase BAP1 isoform X1 gives MRDVTITPCSCASVEPAACLVEDVSICFLLLSLLMDVRYLGVKGAQVEEIYDLSKPMKGHVYGFIFLFKWIEERRSRRKIQHIDESFVENEEIVNDIFFAQQVIPNSCATHALLSVLLNCPHIDLGENVSKLKDFSKNFNPENKGYVIGNLPELAMSHNKFARPEPKLLPEKTNSISSARALEAFHFVSYVPIKGRLFELDGLKPYPIDHGPWGEQEDWTEKFRRVITERLGIATGGEPYHDIRYNLMAVVADRVTEFEEELEKLTNERSKLLETGNKLVEEKQNNPAETSDGAASPSPATQTTSSPTNSSTSVQVQPLETSKDNAKQLMPPPPPPPRATPPPVSIATVAITTAAAPVLPSTTCSTVSLSFSSVTATSTPSLESVAKAKSVAGDKPVAMETESIVASGVAAGVGDLEKESQPESPISVSTGVPDETGETTETCPSEDQQDYTETYSDFEDDNWKSNKKYDSEEVREVKKEDPVQKLITVLKDISETSIEAKELALELHDVELRMTTCETALREEKDKRKKYYVDHCRRTHNYDPFICTFLTMLAQEGHMGQLVEQHTSLKRRLAQSMAQKRSHIKVKRPYKRRPKKNV, from the exons ATGAGAGATGTCACCATAACACCCTGCTCCTGCGCATCAGTCGAACCAGCTGCTTGTTTAGTAGAAGATGTTTCTATCTGTTTTCTGTTACTATCGTTGCTGATGGATGTACGCTATTTAGGAGTGAAGGGGGCACAAGTTGAAGAAATCTACGACTTGTCAAAACCTATGAAAGG CCATGTCTATGGGTTTATATTCTTGTTCAAATGGATTGAAGAGAGGAGATCTCGACGCAAGATTCAACACATTGATGAATCATTTGTGGAAAATGAGGAAATTGTGaatgatatattttttgccCAACAG GTCATCCCTAACTCTTGCGCCACTCACGCTCTCCTTAGTGTTCTTCTCAACTGCCCTCACATTGACTTGGGAGAAAATGTCAGCAAACTAAAGGATTTTTCAAAAAACTTCAATCCAGAG aataaaGGCTATGTTATCGGTAACCTCCCAGAGCTTGCTATGTCCCATAATAAGTTTGCAAG ACCCGAGCCTAAACTACTACCTGAAAAAACAAACTCCATCTCAAGTGCGAGAGCGCTTGAGGCGTTCCACTTTGTCAGCTATGTACCTATCAAGGGGAGACTGTTTGAGCTGGATGGTCTTAAACCATACCCAATCGATCATG GACCATGGGGAGAACAAGAAGACTGGACCGAGAAGTTTCGCCGAGTGATCACTGAACGCCTGGGCATAGCAACTGGGGG TGAGCCCTACCATGACATCCGGTACAATCTCATGGCAGTTGTTGCAGACAGAGTGACTGAGTTTGAAGAAGAGCTGGAAAAACTGACCAATGAAAG GAGTAAACTACTTGAAACTGGCAATAAG CTTGTTGaggagaaacaaaacaatccAGCAGAAACCTCTGATGGGGCTGCATCCCCATCACCAGCAACACAAACAACCTCTTCTCCCACAAACAGTTCCACGTCAGTGCAAGTGCAACCCTTGGAGACCTCCAAAGACAATGCCAAGCAACTAATgccacccccaccaccaccaccccgagCAACACCTCCTCCTGTTTCCATAGCAACAGTTGCCATAACAACAGCTGCAGCACCAGTTTTACCATCAACAACCTGCTCAACTGTGAGCCTTAGCTTTTCATCTGTTACAGCAACTTCTACACCTTCTTTGGAAAGTGTTGCCAAGGCTAAAAGTGTAGCAGGTGATAAGCCTGTTGCTATGGAAACCGAGTCAATTGTGGCTTCAGGTGTTGCAGCAGGAGTAGGTGACTTGGAGAAGGAAAGTCAGCCTGAGTCGCCCATCAGCGTCAGTACAGGTGTACCTGATGAAACAGGG GAGACAACAGAGACGTGCCCATCAGAAGATCAACAGGATTACACAGAGACATACTCAGACTTTGAGGACGATAACTGGAAGAGTAATAAGAAGTATGATTCCGAGGAGGTCAGAG AAGTGAAGAAAGAAGATCCAGTGCAAAAGCTTATTACAGTGTTGAAGGACATATCGGAGACATCAATTGAGGCCAAG GAGCTCGCTTTAGAGCTCCATGACGTGGAACTGCGCATGACAACTTGTGAGACGGCGCTGCGAGAGGAGAAGGACAAGAGGAAGAAATACTAT GTTGACCACTGCAGACGGACACATAATTATGATCCCTTCATCTGCACATTTCTGACCATGCTCGCGCAGGAAGGCCACATGGGGCAACTCGTCGAGCAACACACATCACTCAAGCGGCGCCTTGCACAGAGCATGGCACAGAAACGATCTCACATCAAAGTCAAGAGGCCGTACAAACGACGGCCCAAGAAGAACGTGTAA
- the LOC5503932 gene encoding CXXC-type zinc finger protein 1 isoform X2, which translates to MPCLHMEQVTNPTRLEEEKSKKEKEGAVYCICRQSNTDRFMIGCDNCDEWFHGDCIGILQGDAQMIRKFYCKPCLECNPELSIKYKKKKIKPQEGHGDEYKPVQPQEHRPQYEAEENKRGSNKVRSSRKCGVCIACVTTVDCGVCDFCKDMRKFGGPNKMRQKCRQRQCLKMSRMLLRGTKGNRERGTKWPKDDSFVKPRHMDSHEKRQKKAVKMKHATSSGRKEKIKPASHDRPRRRRRMGSDDKKCGAEQALDWVDDSPRHCYGPGCQHAARFGSKYCSDECGIQLAVRRIQEILPKRMKQWNREPCEADERANEALQKVLKKKQEAQDMLLELDRMSQALESIIQKGEKLTAIPEESQEADMDTDTDLQIHCVTCGLLLAPRVALRHMEKCYMKNESLTMFGSAYKSAGTLFCDYFNAQQGIYCKRLRVLCPEHTKEPKIPQTAVCGCPLVTNVFEETDKICSAPKRTCMKHYRWDKLRRAEIDLQRVQQWIKLEEAFEQERAITHTSAQRGGVLGLLLHQTISPDWKEEEEEDEAERESMDNTNTEGEEEEGMERLSDLPGEGTDVGDHGDSEHDGSYDDDNDSGMSDDQDVFMAGSMGRNMLALIDQEK; encoded by the exons ATGCCTTGTTTgcacatggagcaagtaacaAACCCAACAAGGTTAGAG GAAGAAAAGAGCAAGAAAGAGAAAGAAGGTGCTGTTTATTGTATTTGCCGCCAATCAAACACAGATCGCTTTATGAT AGGATGTGATAACTGTGATGAGTGGTTTCATGGTGATTGTATTGGAATCCTTCAAGGGGATGCTCAAATGATCAGAAAGTTCTACTGTAAACCTTGCTTAG AGTGTAATCCAGAGTTGTCTATCAAGTACAAGAAGAAGAAAATCAAGCCCCAAGAGGGGCATGGTGATGAGTATAAACCAGTTCAGCCTCAGGAACACAGGCCGCAATATGAAGCAGAAGAAAACAAG AGAGGAAGCAACAAAGTGAGGTCATCTAGAAAGTGTGGCGTTTGCATTGCATGCGTTACAACCGTTGATTGTGGTGTATGTGACTTCTGCAAG GATATGCGCAAGTTTGGTGGTCCCAACAAGATGCGACAGAAGTGTCGGCAACGCCAGTGTCTGAAGATGTCAAGG ATGTTGCTTAGAGGTACTAAAGGGAACAGAGAAAGGGGGACAAAGTGGCCTAAAGATGACAGCTTTGTAAAACCAAGACATATG GATTCCCATGAAAAACGACAGAAAAAGGCTGTGAAGATGAAACATGCTACATCATCTGGAAGGAAG GAAAAAATCAAACCAGCATCACATGACCGTCCCAGGCGCCGTCGTCGTATGGGCTCTGATGACAAAAAGTGTGGAGCTGAGCAGGCATTGGACTGGGTCGATGACAGCCCTCGTCATTGCTATGGCCCTGGGTGCCAACATGCCGCAAGGTTTGGGTCAAAATACTGCAGTGATGAATGTGGCATTCAGCTGGCTGTCAG GAGGATTCAGGAGATTTTACCCAAGCGCATGAAGCAGTGGAATAGAGAACCCTGTGAGGCTGATGAAAGGGCAAATGAGGCATTGCAGAAAGTACTGAAGAAGAAACAG GAAGCACAGGACATGTTGCTTGAGTTAGACCGCATGAGTCAAGCCTTGGAATCCATCATACAGAAAGGGGAAAAACTAACAGCTATACCAGAAGAG AGCCAAGAGGCTGATATGGACACAGATACTGACTTGCAGATTCATTGTGTCACCTGCGGGTTATTACTTGCTCCTAGAGTTGCCCTCAGACACATGGAGAAATGCTACATGAAG AATGAAAGCTTGACGATGTTTGGCTCTGCATATAAAAGTGCCGG CACCCTGTTCTGTGATTATTTCAACGCTCAACAAGGCATCTACTGCAAGCGCCTCAGAGTGCTGTGCCCAGAACACACTAAGGAACCAAAA ATCCCGCAGACTGCTGTTTGCGGCTGTCCACTTGTTACCAACGTATTCGAGGAGACGGATAAGATCTGCTCTGCCCCTAAGAGGACGTGCATGAAGCACTATCGCTGGGACAAGCTTCGAAGAGCCGAGATCGACTTGCAACGAGTTCAGCAG tggATAAAGCTAGAGGAAGCGTTTGAACAGGAGCGAGCGATAACTCACACATCGGCCCAACGTGGAGGAGTACTGGGGCTCCTCCTTCATCAAACTATCTCTCCAGACTGGaaggaggaagaggaggaggacgAAGCCGAGCGAGAATCAATGGACAACACGAACActgagggggaggaggaggagggcaTGGAGAGACTGTCAGACTTACCGGGGGAGGGTACCGACGTTGGGGATCATGGTGATAGTGAGCATGATGgaagttatgatgatgataatgattccGGGATGTCTGATGATCAAGATGTCTTTATGGCGGGTAGCATGGGACGTAATATGTTGGCGCTTATTGACCAAGAGAAGTGA